In one Roseinatronobacter monicus genomic region, the following are encoded:
- a CDS encoding site-specific integrase: MKSDPLPQLLRMFFTDWMVQQRNASQHTVKSYRDTWRLFLRFVADRRGKPVVRLALSELTAAEVIAFLQYLEIERGDTIGTRNCRLAALRGFFGFVATREPQLMAQCAEVLNVPTKKAPIRAPDYLEPEEVQAILAQPDQSTLIGQRDHTLLSVLYNTGARIQEALDLCPQAIRFDAPACVRLYGKGRKERISPLWPETVALLKSLLERTPRPVDAPLFVNRYGKPLSASGVRFKLAEYVRAAEKTVPTLVAKQVTPHSFRHATAVHLVAAGVDVTVIRSWLGHVSLETTNHYAQANLETKRKALERVERPKTDSPPSWRRDESVLDWLDTL; this comes from the coding sequence ATGAAATCTGATCCGCTCCCACAGTTGCTGCGCATGTTCTTCACCGATTGGATGGTCCAGCAACGCAACGCGTCCCAACACACCGTCAAATCCTATCGGGATACCTGGCGGCTCTTTCTGCGTTTTGTCGCGGACCGGCGTGGCAAGCCGGTTGTTCGTCTGGCGCTGAGCGAATTGACCGCGGCAGAGGTCATCGCCTTCCTGCAATATCTTGAGATCGAACGCGGTGACACCATCGGTACCCGGAACTGCCGTCTTGCGGCCCTGCGCGGCTTCTTTGGCTTCGTGGCGACACGCGAACCGCAGCTCATGGCGCAATGCGCGGAGGTTTTGAACGTGCCGACGAAAAAAGCGCCGATCCGCGCGCCAGACTACCTTGAACCCGAAGAGGTGCAGGCGATCCTGGCGCAACCCGACCAGTCCACGTTGATCGGCCAGCGAGACCATACCTTGCTGTCGGTTCTATACAATACTGGCGCGCGTATCCAGGAAGCGCTCGACCTTTGCCCCCAGGCGATCAGGTTCGATGCTCCGGCCTGCGTGCGATTGTACGGGAAAGGCCGTAAAGAACGGATCAGCCCGCTTTGGCCGGAGACGGTCGCCTTGCTGAAGTCGCTGCTTGAGCGAACACCGAGGCCGGTCGATGCGCCACTCTTCGTGAACCGCTATGGCAAACCGCTGAGCGCCTCCGGCGTGCGGTTCAAGCTTGCGGAATATGTCCGGGCGGCTGAGAAGACCGTGCCAACCTTGGTGGCAAAACAAGTGACGCCACACAGCTTCCGGCACGCAACAGCCGTGCACCTGGTCGCCGCCGGCGTGGACGTCACGGTGATCCGCAGCTGGCTGGGTCATGTCAGCCTCGAGACCACAAACCACTACGCCCAGGCCAACTTGGAGACCAAACGCAAGGCGCTAGAGCGGGTCGAAAGACCAAAGACCGATAGTCCGCCATCGTGGCGGCGCGACGAGAGCGTGCTCGACTGGTTGGACACACTCTGA
- a CDS encoding ParA family protein, with protein sequence MAEQTADPIVLAVIGIKGGSGKTTLCSALASAITDMGKSVLLIDTDDQRSLSGWAQDAEAAGNGSEFMTCKVAPDSDHLDAAIDDAFRRQSVDFIIIDTAGVGGRQADEIAVQANLIVTPCMLTGHNYRSTTKTVAWYDKLTARVDDASALARLFVIINKVATHEGGLKLGPTERQIFQDAKASFPLFPYFLKERKVYTNMEVSGLLRPVANRLAASPNGLKRGQAAPYEAALDEAKFLFVELLKRGLSDEDGEESAA encoded by the coding sequence ATGGCAGAACAGACAGCAGACCCGATCGTATTAGCCGTGATCGGCATCAAGGGCGGGAGCGGCAAGACAACCCTGTGCTCCGCACTCGCGTCCGCAATTACAGACATGGGTAAAAGCGTCCTTCTTATTGACACGGACGATCAAAGATCGCTCTCCGGCTGGGCACAGGACGCGGAAGCTGCCGGAAACGGGTCGGAATTCATGACGTGCAAAGTCGCCCCGGACAGCGATCATTTAGATGCTGCGATTGACGACGCCTTCCGGCGGCAAAGCGTAGATTTCATAATCATTGACACCGCTGGTGTGGGGGGGCGGCAAGCTGATGAAATCGCGGTTCAGGCAAATTTGATTGTCACACCATGCATGTTGACCGGCCACAACTATCGCTCAACTACAAAAACAGTGGCATGGTATGACAAGCTGACAGCAAGAGTGGACGACGCGAGCGCTTTGGCGCGGTTGTTCGTGATCATCAACAAGGTCGCGACCCATGAGGGTGGATTAAAGCTTGGCCCCACCGAGCGACAGATTTTCCAGGATGCCAAAGCGTCATTCCCGCTGTTCCCGTATTTCCTGAAGGAACGAAAAGTCTATACCAACATGGAAGTCTCGGGACTGTTGCGGCCAGTCGCAAATCGGCTGGCAGCATCACCCAATGGGCTGAAGCGAGGGCAGGCGGCACCCTACGAGGCAGCGCTCGACGAAGCCAAGTTTCTGTTTGTCGAATTGCTTAAGAGGGGGTTGAGCGACGAGGATGGTGAGGAGAGTGCAGCATGA
- a CDS encoding FCD domain-containing protein — MLNDGMQRANRKHQMIVDACKSGQADMAADLTRQHIRGAQESLSRYWQK; from the coding sequence TTGCTCAACGACGGGATGCAGCGCGCCAATCGCAAGCACCAGATGATCGTCGATGCCTGCAAATCCGGGCAAGCTGACATGGCCGCTGATCTGACCCGACAGCATATCCGCGGCGCACAAGAGTCGCTGTCGCGATACTGGCAGAAGTGA
- a CDS encoding ArdC family protein: MTKFDLYETVTTEIIASIEEGTPAWRKPWTGEAGGAAFPLRSNGEGYRGINVLMLWLVASKRGYRSAYWFTYRQAKEAGAQVKRGAKGATVVKYGTVAREDEATGTEKAIPYLKSYTVFNAEQIEGLPASFYGMAAEEARDLGTKTDPELEAFFAATGAEIRTSEDPRAYYDLIEDFIHMPPVNTFHSAAGYFSTLAHESCHWTGASNRLDRFEKFNDRKAYAFEELIAEIGNCMVCAHLGLTPDFGQSGAYIKGWLR; encoded by the coding sequence ATGACAAAGTTTGATCTTTACGAGACCGTCACCACCGAAATCATCGCTTCTATTGAAGAGGGCACCCCCGCATGGCGCAAGCCGTGGACAGGTGAGGCAGGTGGCGCAGCTTTTCCTTTGCGCTCCAATGGCGAAGGCTATCGCGGAATCAATGTGTTGATGCTTTGGCTGGTCGCATCCAAGCGCGGATATCGTAGCGCCTATTGGTTCACATATCGCCAAGCGAAAGAGGCAGGCGCGCAGGTCAAGCGCGGCGCAAAGGGCGCAACCGTGGTCAAATATGGCACCGTTGCGCGCGAAGACGAGGCGACCGGCACAGAAAAGGCCATTCCCTACCTGAAATCTTACACGGTATTCAACGCCGAGCAAATCGAAGGTTTGCCCGCGTCATTCTATGGCATGGCAGCCGAGGAAGCGCGCGACCTTGGCACCAAGACGGACCCGGAGCTTGAGGCATTTTTTGCCGCAACCGGCGCAGAGATCCGCACCAGCGAAGACCCGCGCGCCTATTATGACCTGATCGAGGATTTTATCCATATGCCCCCTGTCAACACGTTCCACAGCGCCGCCGGATATTTTTCAACCCTTGCCCATGAAAGTTGTCATTGGACAGGCGCGTCAAATCGCCTTGACCGGTTCGAGAAATTCAACGACCGCAAGGCATATGCGTTTGAAGAACTGATCGCCGAGATCGGAAATTGCATGGTTTGCGCCCATCTTGGCCTGACCCCCGACTTTGGCCAATCAGGCGCTTATATCAAGGGCTGGTTGCGCTAA
- a CDS encoding helix-turn-helix domain-containing protein, giving the protein MLYGRKWLLTTHTIKTTGRKPRLSQKQQAAVIAQKRKGAGTKALAERFGVSEATIRRVVRDAGVARVEAKTDTAMVSVRVPRTDIRAFEAIISKLGFEQKSDALRAFVRHPAGFLTPDDELVAALRGLDRAFVAIGTNVNQIARRLNDFQLHPKDRKLTKTDAALLKELRDDLKAARAQISVLKADKARDRDAAFRAIVLGAQDGTE; this is encoded by the coding sequence GTGTTGTATGGCAGGAAATGGTTATTGACTACACACACGATCAAAACTACTGGACGCAAGCCCCGCCTGTCGCAAAAGCAACAGGCTGCAGTCATTGCGCAGAAGCGTAAAGGGGCTGGCACAAAAGCCCTGGCAGAGCGCTTTGGGGTGAGTGAAGCCACAATCCGAAGGGTCGTTCGTGATGCCGGGGTGGCGCGCGTCGAGGCTAAAACCGACACCGCGATGGTCTCTGTGCGCGTGCCCCGCACTGATATCCGCGCCTTTGAGGCGATAATTTCAAAGCTTGGGTTTGAACAAAAGTCCGACGCGCTGCGCGCCTTCGTGCGTCATCCGGCTGGATTTCTGACGCCGGATGATGAACTTGTCGCTGCGCTTCGGGGGCTCGATCGCGCCTTTGTGGCCATTGGCACGAACGTCAATCAGATCGCGCGACGTCTCAATGACTTCCAGCTTCACCCGAAAGACCGCAAACTCACCAAGACTGACGCCGCGCTTCTCAAAGAATTACGGGATGACCTGAAAGCTGCGCGCGCGCAGATATCGGTCTTGAAAGCCGACAAAGCGCGGGATCGAGATGCCGCCTTCCGCGCCATCGTGTTGGGGGCACAAGATGGCACGGAATGA
- a CDS encoding LPD7 domain-containing protein — translation MARNDAVAEVTGALFDEGWTKSAGGRGEQSKPRGGGRGSRFGRQQEMARAASGNRSIVVKLVRGGGCVNSRQLGNQLEYVTGKADVVIESSGTLEREGSLAPSELREVVDRWSDDWKTAPRAGHTAHLIVSFPPETDARAVQGITQRFCEEMFEGKYDFVAATHSDRHHPHAHIVVNRHSEDHGLFTLRAGTEHSYENYKQVIAELGRYHGVDLEASTRLERGHVHRPATDADYRDGQRAERPRTGADLEYAQSVIAKHAQNYSALAALARGISAIDHTNFEGKGSVTYTRLGDLAENLDRAGADLTAGRPIIPENYGGIPVEQTERFNDALQRLERALDDADTKMEQATPAERPTLEARLNEAHAILNKALPESQRVEDYEARASDLGIYAKDNAEIAAANIEASGDTALREVVKDTGLDADEIIERLKAGAPNAALEQQWTLCDIKVIAERDGLDLSDPQDLDTAVEKLDDIYDRISDATGMELTTEQLEAVRHRDISAQNISASRNGDVAATSISEEGRQLEPLDTPASYYERFVVTKDADKQEFYRNYNDERPAFVDEGSSLSTKACDKATALDMVNLAAHRGWESMKVSGPQDFRREVWIEGAAKGITVEGYKPNERDIEEAARRGDLERARTVTRTDTPVSERGTGADRNTSAQSATKQTPEAINYAQGVRGEVVAHGEAPYKNEKDAAESYFVRLRLEDGRMHDVWGKGLSEVANDNNIKAGDKITLTSTGTQQVTFTERDPRTGDVVKHDAMRRSWDVSDIQRGLVAATTVTAATAGVALVAAKSDLAKMPSPADAEDAAKYKQAVEERLTPDELARLKEGDVSALDGVGTDSQQLRVAHDYLKADGQSPEALKQVSEAYREDLAARRAQDRGIDHG, via the coding sequence ATGGCACGGAATGATGCTGTTGCCGAGGTGACCGGCGCGCTGTTTGACGAGGGCTGGACGAAAAGCGCGGGCGGGCGTGGTGAGCAGAGCAAGCCCAGGGGCGGAGGGCGTGGTTCCCGCTTTGGGCGACAGCAGGAGATGGCCCGCGCGGCCAGTGGCAACCGGTCAATTGTCGTAAAGTTGGTGCGCGGCGGCGGCTGCGTGAACAGCAGGCAGCTTGGGAACCAACTCGAATATGTCACGGGCAAGGCCGATGTCGTTATCGAGTCCTCGGGCACATTGGAGCGGGAGGGGTCGCTGGCCCCCAGTGAGCTGCGCGAGGTCGTTGATCGCTGGTCAGATGATTGGAAAACCGCACCGAGAGCCGGCCATACCGCGCATCTGATTGTGTCATTCCCCCCGGAGACAGATGCGCGCGCTGTTCAGGGGATCACGCAGCGTTTCTGCGAGGAAATGTTCGAGGGCAAATACGACTTTGTGGCGGCGACCCATAGCGACCGCCATCACCCTCATGCGCATATCGTCGTCAATCGCCACAGCGAAGATCACGGGCTGTTCACGCTGCGTGCGGGCACAGAGCACAGCTATGAAAACTACAAGCAGGTGATCGCAGAGTTGGGGCGCTATCACGGGGTTGATCTTGAAGCCTCAACGCGGCTCGAGCGCGGCCATGTTCACCGCCCGGCGACCGATGCCGATTACCGCGATGGCCAGCGCGCCGAGCGACCCAGAACAGGGGCTGATCTTGAGTATGCCCAGAGTGTTATCGCGAAACACGCCCAGAACTATTCTGCGCTGGCGGCGCTTGCGCGCGGCATCTCGGCCATCGATCATACCAACTTCGAGGGCAAGGGTTCTGTCACATATACGCGGCTTGGTGATCTCGCCGAAAACCTCGACCGAGCTGGCGCTGATCTGACGGCGGGCCGGCCAATTATTCCCGAAAATTACGGAGGTATTCCAGTGGAGCAGACAGAACGGTTTAATGACGCGCTTCAGCGTCTTGAGAGGGCGCTGGATGATGCTGATACAAAGATGGAACAGGCGACGCCTGCTGAAAGGCCGACCTTGGAGGCGCGGCTGAACGAAGCCCACGCCATCTTGAATAAGGCATTGCCCGAGAGCCAGCGTGTGGAAGACTATGAGGCGCGGGCCAGTGATCTGGGTATTTATGCCAAAGATAACGCAGAGATCGCAGCCGCCAATATCGAAGCATCAGGTGACACGGCTTTGCGCGAGGTCGTCAAGGATACCGGCTTGGACGCCGATGAAATAATTGAGCGCCTGAAGGCAGGTGCACCCAACGCTGCGCTCGAACAGCAATGGACGCTCTGTGATATTAAAGTCATCGCAGAACGCGATGGGCTGGATTTGTCTGATCCGCAAGATCTCGATACCGCAGTGGAAAAGCTGGATGACATCTATGATCGCATCAGCGATGCGACCGGTATGGAGTTGACAACAGAACAGCTTGAGGCCGTCCGGCACAGAGACATCTCTGCGCAAAATATCAGCGCCTCTCGCAACGGCGATGTTGCAGCCACCAGTATTTCAGAAGAGGGCAGGCAGCTTGAACCCCTGGATACGCCCGCATCCTATTATGAACGCTTTGTCGTCACCAAGGATGCCGACAAGCAAGAGTTCTACCGCAACTATAATGATGAGCGCCCCGCCTTTGTGGATGAGGGCAGTTCCCTGTCCACAAAGGCGTGCGACAAGGCCACGGCGCTTGATATGGTTAATCTTGCCGCGCATCGCGGATGGGAGTCGATGAAGGTCTCTGGCCCGCAGGACTTCCGGCGCGAAGTCTGGATTGAGGGGGCCGCGAAAGGGATCACAGTCGAAGGTTACAAGCCGAACGAGCGCGATATCGAAGAAGCGGCGCGGCGGGGCGATCTCGAACGGGCACGAACAGTGACCCGCACGGATACACCGGTTTCCGAGCGGGGCACCGGCGCTGATCGTAACACGTCCGCGCAATCCGCCACCAAGCAGACGCCCGAAGCGATCAACTATGCTCAAGGGGTGCGCGGTGAAGTCGTCGCGCATGGCGAAGCTCCCTATAAGAATGAGAAAGACGCGGCGGAGTCCTACTTTGTGCGCCTTCGTCTGGAAGACGGACGCATGCATGACGTATGGGGCAAGGGTCTTTCAGAAGTTGCCAACGACAACAATATCAAGGCTGGCGACAAGATCACGCTAACGTCCACTGGAACGCAGCAAGTCACTTTCACAGAGCGCGATCCTAGGACCGGCGATGTCGTCAAGCATGATGCGATGCGCCGTTCTTGGGATGTCAGCGACATCCAGCGCGGACTTGTCGCCGCAACCACGGTGACGGCTGCGACTGCAGGTGTGGCTCTTGTCGCGGCCAAATCCGATCTCGCAAAAATGCCATCACCCGCTGACGCCGAGGATGCAGCGAAATACAAACAAGCCGTTGAAGAACGGCTCACCCCCGACGAATTGGCGCGGCTCAAGGAGGGCGATGTTTCTGCCCTTGATGGTGTAGGGACCGACAGCCAACAGCTTCGCGTCGCGCATGATTACCTGAAGGCAGACGGTCAATCCCCCGAAGCCCTGAAACAGGTTTCCGAAGCATATAGAGAAGATTTGGCTGCGCGACGCGCGCAAGACAGAGGTATCGATCATGGGTAA
- a CDS encoding tyrosine-type recombinase/integrase, which translates to MTRWPEDGDVIIENYIAQLPLHYAITPIYYRQALNSFWQAVLRFGATDQQTLEYWLRERGEVWAHSTVQNRARIVARFLDTLADDGRITSNPISDLRRNYNASSDTGVVRALMSPNPDRALEALRQPRPYASSLGELMRDHVERMQRRGYRYEAADVICRRFDRFLQQRRDLDDQPLEIMLEHYRRVKANANHLAECEKLARILNKVLCHDDPSRPERRPDNRPVKQVARGWRRPHIYSPEDIQKLLAIARTYPSPRAPSRPINLYTMLVLTYCAGLRIGEIARLTLGDVDMQVGSIAIRETKFFKSRILPLSESAMDALSALLKARQEANVSRSLDAGLFWHDQNNRQYCRASISTHFVAILRMAGLKPAAGKIGPRIHDLRHTFVVHRILDWYRQGVNPQEKLPYLATYLGHRDINSTLVYITVTQELLHEASERFRSFASPGNAEPVEVTS; encoded by the coding sequence ATGACGCGCTGGCCTGAAGATGGCGATGTGATCATCGAGAACTACATCGCCCAGCTTCCACTGCATTACGCGATAACGCCAATCTACTATCGCCAGGCGCTGAACAGCTTCTGGCAGGCGGTGTTGCGGTTTGGCGCAACCGACCAGCAAACACTTGAATACTGGCTGCGTGAGCGCGGTGAGGTCTGGGCCCATTCAACGGTGCAGAACCGCGCCCGGATTGTGGCCCGTTTCCTTGATACTCTGGCGGATGATGGAAGAATTACCAGCAACCCGATCTCCGACCTTCGCCGCAACTATAATGCCAGTAGCGACACCGGCGTTGTCAGGGCCTTGATGTCCCCCAATCCCGATCGGGCGCTCGAGGCATTGCGACAACCCCGACCCTACGCGAGTTCGTTGGGCGAGTTGATGCGCGACCATGTCGAGCGGATGCAGCGCCGGGGATATCGATATGAGGCGGCCGATGTCATTTGCCGCCGGTTCGACCGCTTTTTACAGCAAAGGCGCGATCTCGATGACCAGCCGCTGGAGATCATGCTCGAGCACTACCGCCGGGTAAAGGCGAACGCGAACCATCTGGCCGAATGCGAGAAATTGGCCCGTATCCTGAACAAGGTCCTGTGTCACGACGATCCATCACGGCCCGAAAGGCGACCGGACAACCGGCCAGTGAAGCAGGTTGCTCGCGGCTGGCGGCGTCCGCATATCTACAGCCCCGAGGACATCCAGAAACTGCTTGCAATCGCCCGGACCTACCCGTCGCCGCGCGCTCCTTCGCGTCCGATCAACCTCTACACGATGCTGGTTCTGACCTATTGCGCCGGATTGCGAATTGGCGAGATTGCAAGGCTGACACTTGGCGACGTTGACATGCAGGTGGGGAGCATCGCGATCCGGGAAACGAAGTTCTTCAAATCCCGCATCCTGCCGCTGTCGGAGAGCGCGATGGATGCCTTGTCTGCGCTTCTCAAGGCGCGGCAGGAGGCCAACGTCTCGCGTAGCCTTGACGCTGGCTTGTTCTGGCATGATCAGAATAACCGGCAGTACTGTCGGGCATCCATCAGCACCCACTTCGTCGCCATTCTGCGCATGGCTGGTTTGAAACCAGCCGCAGGCAAGATCGGGCCACGCATCCATGATCTGCGCCATACTTTCGTTGTTCACCGGATCCTCGACTGGTATCGGCAAGGCGTAAATCCGCAGGAAAAACTGCCGTATCTCGCCACGTACCTGGGCCATCGCGACATCAACTCAACCCTGGTTTACATCACCGTAACCCAGGAGCTGTTGCACGAAGCGAGTGAGAGGTTCCGGTCCTTCGCTTCGCCCGGTAATGCTGAACCGGTGGAGGTGACATCATGA
- a CDS encoding GntR family transcriptional regulator: MNIQSYDISRQASAATLIFDAIREAIIKGDLTLGEPLRQEDIARAFNVSRIPVREAL, from the coding sequence ATGAACATCCAGTCATATGACATCTCCAGGCAGGCATCGGCGGCAACGCTGATTTTCGACGCCATTCGTGAGGCAATCATCAAAGGGGACCTGACGCTGGGCGAGCCCTTGCGTCAGGAAGACATCGCACGCGCCTTCAATGTTAGCCGCATCCCGGTGCGTGAGGCATTATAG
- a CDS encoding site-specific integrase: MVDPKTKENQMSSSQSEELSKLRDTLSRQRYSPTVIHNYCLYAGQFLAYLEEHAIDVQDVTPDLVARYLRHAVRQFQLDRGRAPGSSWASIPRSGIHALLRSALSEWPPAPPSMTEAERFARDICDQYERWLRAERGLAEPSITALMWEARHFCKWLIQRNGKAGFADLSVRHIDAYMDIRAPGLARKSLKDVAERLRGFLRHLHRSKLHPDDLSGHVIAPLLYAYEGIPSVLTADQITEVLILAGQDNSPLGLRDHAILQLLAKYGLRSGEVGRLQIEDINWRSDTIRVHRSKSNATAVLPLMESVGEAILRYLRDGRPDTDMRTVFVRSRAPYQPMTAGGLYGVVKRRLAVAGIEPVGKRGPHVFRHARAVSMLRASTPRKIIGDVLGHRSPEATAPYLKLATEDLRSIAINLPGLEVKQ; encoded by the coding sequence TTGGTTGACCCAAAAACCAAGGAGAACCAAATGTCATCATCGCAATCTGAGGAACTTTCCAAGCTTCGCGACACGCTGAGCCGTCAGCGCTATAGCCCTACTGTCATTCACAATTATTGCCTCTACGCGGGTCAATTCCTCGCTTATCTAGAAGAGCATGCGATTGACGTGCAGGACGTCACCCCGGACCTTGTCGCACGGTACCTGCGCCACGCAGTCCGGCAGTTCCAACTGGATCGCGGGCGCGCACCGGGGTCCAGCTGGGCATCAATCCCGCGGTCGGGCATTCACGCTTTGCTCCGCTCCGCTTTGTCAGAATGGCCGCCAGCGCCGCCTTCCATGACCGAAGCGGAGCGCTTCGCCCGCGATATCTGCGATCAGTATGAGCGATGGCTGCGGGCCGAACGCGGTCTCGCCGAGCCCTCGATCACGGCGCTGATGTGGGAGGCGCGCCATTTTTGCAAATGGCTCATCCAGCGAAATGGGAAAGCCGGTTTTGCCGATCTGAGCGTGCGCCACATCGATGCCTACATGGATATCAGGGCGCCTGGCCTGGCTCGCAAATCGCTCAAGGACGTGGCCGAACGGTTGCGTGGCTTCCTGCGACATCTACACCGGAGCAAGCTGCATCCGGATGATCTCTCGGGTCATGTGATTGCCCCGCTTCTCTACGCCTACGAGGGCATTCCGTCGGTCCTGACTGCGGATCAGATAACGGAGGTGCTTATACTTGCAGGGCAGGACAACTCGCCTTTGGGGTTGCGCGATCACGCGATCCTGCAGCTTCTTGCCAAGTATGGCCTTCGATCCGGTGAGGTCGGTCGCCTGCAGATCGAGGATATCAACTGGCGGTCGGATACCATTCGGGTGCATCGCTCCAAATCCAATGCCACGGCTGTGCTGCCCTTGATGGAATCCGTAGGGGAAGCGATCCTGCGTTACCTGCGGGACGGCCGTCCGGACACTGATATGCGCACCGTCTTCGTGAGAAGCCGTGCGCCTTATCAACCGATGACGGCAGGCGGCCTCTATGGTGTGGTCAAGCGACGTCTCGCAGTCGCCGGAATTGAACCGGTCGGCAAGCGTGGTCCTCATGTCTTCCGCCATGCCCGCGCGGTCAGCATGCTGAGGGCATCCACCCCGCGCAAGATCATTGGCGATGTGCTGGGCCATCGATCCCCGGAAGCGACAGCTCCCTATCTGAAGCTCGCCACCGAGGACTTGCGTTCGATTGCTATCAACCTTCCAGGTCTGGAGGTGAAGCAATGA